The window AGATCCCAACTTAAccattttattaatataaatttgtaatatatagCAGTCATTTTAAATAAAGTTAATTCCTACTAGTCTAAAACTACTTCCGAATTAATGGGCCAAGTATTGGACCCAAGGCCAGTTTCTGACTGGCTGAAAAAAATAAggatcaaatacatgaatatcataattaagtataaaattataactaactcatatcaccaaatttatattaatatattattattctctatatattatgattttataccataatttaaaaattctagacttcaatttataaatcataaaccttaaaaaatatattctagacttctagtttataaattataatccttaaaaatatattaaaagtactgattttactagtttgacataatccaaaattatgacttgatatagttgtaaattgtttttaaaagatgaatttctatgtaatttttccaaaaaataATCTCTATATGCTTGCTATGATTATGAAAAAGAGGATTGGCTGTTAAATAAATAGCCCTGAGATTGTCACATATAATACAATAGGTTGTGTTTTCAgcagaaaaatattttcattcATCAACATTTAGATCCAACCAATGTCTAAAGTTGCAAATGGAATAGAATAGTGTTCCGCTTCAGTGGAGACCGTGatactgtttgttgtttgaGTCAAATGCAtgttttatctttgtttatgctCTGTGTTAATTTTCTAGCTTTTTAGGTgtaattttagttaatttcaaTCGATTTCATGtagtttcatttttatttattgtattTAGTATTTTCGATTTTCATGTCTTAGTATTTATTTTCCATCTTAATTTATAtcttaaagttttaagtgttaAATAAAtagtttagtttattttaatttcagattttttaattaaataaaatggtTAGATTtatcttctatggttactttgtttttaataaagtaaaccttactttgttttttcaccattggatgatggattgtaaaattcatccaatggtgaaaacacacaaagtaaggcttattttgttaaaaataaagtaagcatAACCAAACCCTTAGAATTATATTTGGTTTATGGTTGAAGATTATGAAACAAACCTTTATTGCTAGTTCAAAATGGGAGGGATTTGAGTTaggtttttatagatttaaacTACCTATGCCTCCTCCTAGTATTTACAGAatcaatatttaataaaatggaTAGATGATCTGAATATGGCGAAACCTTAGTATAAAAGTTTGCATTCAAAAACATGTCTAACCACAAAGGAGGAGCATGCGCCCTATCTAGACGCTCTTGAACCTATAAATTAGTACCCTACCACGTCCCCATGTGAACTCCTCACATTTTAACCGTAGACTAGTTAACCCATGCTTATCAATCACCTCCTTAAAACTCTAATTAGATAGTTTGGGAACATAGAACCACCCTTCCTTTCACTCTGATgtaaaatgcaattaaaatctcCAATTATTAGAAGAGGTAGAATAGAAGAGCAATCTAAAGAAGATAAGCGTTTCCAAGATCATTATGTTTCCCCTATCAACAAAACCATAAAATCCACCACACGCCATTCTCATACCTTCACATCACAAACTTTGACCTCAATATGATGATCAGAGTATAAAGACACATAGACATCACAACTCTCCTTCCAAAGGACAGACAAACCCCCACTCCTACCATTATAACTCATAGAAAAATTccatgtaaaataaaatttcttCTATAACCATTCAATTTTACTCCTGCCAACCaaagtttcaataaaaaaacaaacttGGGTTTATGAGACTCTATTAAATCTCCAAAAACATGAACTGTCCGAGGGTTACCCAAACCCCGATCCAACTAAGGCAAATCATTGGTCTTGGCAGGCCTGCTTAACAGACCTCACTATTACATACTCAAAAGATGAGACTGAATCAAAACCTATAGAAACAGAAACATCAGAAATTTGATGATAAACATTAATTAGTAGTTAAAGAATCTATTAAATTCTTTGTAATTCCTCCCTTAACTCCATGCCTATGTTTCCGATCCTCATCAAAGTCCATACATGCTGAGGatctattttattttgaatatgtTGTCTGtcatcttcctcctcctcctttgGCTTTTGCCTTTCTCCCAACCCCTCTCAAACTGGGCGGCTCCTTTGAGGCTCATCCTCCCCTAACGTCTCTTTCTCTAGAACGATGTCCAAGCTCCTTCCTTCACCATCTCTTTGGCTCTTCTTCACCTAGGAATATCTGGCGTAAAATTCACCTTGTCTGATGGGACATTGTGTGTAGGCCAAGATGTTGGGGTGGCCTAGGAATTCGCCCCACACGGGAGTTTAATTTGGCTATGGTGGCGAAGCTTGGTTGGAGGTTAATCACTGAAGATTCGACCCTTTGGGTTCAAGTTTTGAGGAACAGGTATATGAGAGGTACGTCTGATCTTAATGAGATTCGTGCTAAGAAAAATTCTAGTCATGTTTGGAAGAGCATTGTGCAAGGTTCAGTTTTATTGAATCATGGGCTTGAGAGGCTCGTCGGGAATGGTGCTTCAACGAAATTCTGGACTGATAGATGGGTGGGGGATATCACTCTTAAAGAAAATTGTATTTCAATGATTCCTGAGACTGTTAGAGGTAGATCTATAGCTTCCTATTGGAGGAGGGAAGGGGGCTGGGATTGGGAGATGCTTCATAGTTTGATTCCGAGCTCTACTTTGCTTCATCTGGCATCAATGGTCGTTTTTCCTGGCGACAAGCAGCAAGATTCCTAGAGGTGGCGGCTCACTAGTTCAGGTATGTTTAGCGTCAAATCTGCGTTTAGTTTAACCCAAGTCTAGAGGAGGGATTTGATGCATACTAAGAATTGGAAGATGATTTGGAATTTGCAAATCCCGAAGAGATTGAAATACTTTATTTGGTTACTAATGTATGAAGCTATTTTGGTTAATGCGGTTCGGATAGTGAGACATTTGAGTGAGTCTGATGTGTGCTTAGCGTGCGGTTTGTCGGAGTCATTATTGCACGTTTTGAGGGACTGCAGTGAGGCTGTGGGGCTTTGGCGGATCCTGATACCTGCTGCGGATTGGATTGAGTTTTTTCGCGCTGATCTTAATTCTTGGTTGTTAGCTGGTCTCAGTAAACAGGGGAATTGGCGTGGTATAGGCTGGAGTACCGTGTTTGTCTACACCATCTGGTGGCTGTGGCGGTGGAGATGCTCGATGGTGTTCGATCCGGATACTGCTGTTTGTGGAAATAAGCTGGAATTTGTATATGGTAAAGCTGGGGAATGTCAGAAAGCCTTTTTAGATGAGCAGCGCATGGGAAATAGAAGTAGAAGGAATGTCATGGTTAGTTGGAAGCCCCCGTCGAATGGCTGGATCAAGGTGAATAGTGATGGCATTTGTAAGGGAGCCCCGGGTCCGACGGCTGCAGGGGGCGTTGCTCGGAATGACAATGGAgtgtaaaattcatccaatggtgaaaacacacaaagtaaggcttactttgttaaaaataaagtaagTATAACCAAACCCTTCGAATTATATTTGGTTTATGGTTGAAGATTCTGAAACAAACCATTATTGCTAGTTCAAAATGGAAGGGATTTGAGTTAGGTTTTTGTAGATTTAAACTATCTATGCCTCCTCCTAGCATTTACAGAatcaatatttaataaaatgggTAGATGATCTGGATATGGCGAAACCTCAGTATAAAAGTTTGCATTCAAAAACATGTCTAACCACAAAGGAGGATCATGCGCCCTATTTAGACGCTCTTGAACCCAGAAATTAGTACCCTACCACGTCCCCATGTGAACTCCTCACATTTTAACCGTAGACTAGTTAACCCATACTTATCAATCACCTCTTAAAAACTCTAATTAGATAGTTTGGGAACATAGGACCACCCTTCTTTTCACTCTGATgtaaaatgcaattaaaatctcCAATTATTAGAAGAGGTAGAATAGAAGAGCAATCTAAAGAAGATAAGTGTTTCCAAGATCATTATATTTCCCCTATcaacaaaaccataaaaacccACCACACGCCATTCTCACACCTTCACATCACAAACTTTGACCTCAATATGATGATCAGAGTATAAAGACACATAGACATCACAACCCTCCTTCCAAAGGACAGACAAACCCCCACTCCTATTATAACTCATAGAAAAATTccatgtaaaataaaatttcttATATAACCATTCAATTTTACTCCTGCCAACCaaagtttcaataaaaaaaaaacaaacttgGGTTTATGAGACTCTATTAAATCTCCAAAAACATGAACTGTCCGAGGGTTACCCAAAACCCCGATCCAACTAAGGCAAATCATTGGTCTTGGCAGACCTGCTTAACAGACCTCGATATTACATACTCAAAAGATGAGACTGAATCAAAACCTATAGaaacataaacatcaaaaaTTTGATGATAAACATTGGTAGTTAAAGAATCTATTAAATTCTTTGCAATTCCTCCCTTAACTCCATGCCTATGTTTTCGATCCTCAGCAAAGTCCATACATGCATCTTCACTACCCATCTCTATAGCATTCGCTTCATTGTTGTTAGAATTAGAAATAGAAGGTCTCCCCATAAAAAATACATGTATTCAGATTTACTGTGGTGAAAGATGGATTACCAGTGGTTGTTAAAACTGATGTAGCTGTAGTGTCTCCACTGATGTTGGGTTGGGCTAAACCCTCTTATAACTGCTCCTCAATTTgcagaaattttaaaaatagattcccaaaaaaataatattgcAATCATTCTTCACAAGGAAAAGGTGAGAATTCTCACACGATTTATTAAGTATTGAAATAATTTACTGAAATATTGATGTCGATGAAATTCCTCTAGGTAGAACCGCACCAGTTGTTTGACCAACAACCCGTTGTTGCCGTTCGCCATCATTTGTTCTCATTTACACTGTTGGATCTCTTCAATTTTATGTGGCAAAGGTTGAGGAGGAAACACAAGGTATGCTTGGTCTTGTCTACCCAATATTTAAATATTGCTTCATTTCCTGCCTCCTTTTGTCTCTGACTTTTGCCTCgactttttgcattttttttacttCCCCTTCCCCCCTCAAAGTGAGTTTGAAGttgaaattgaaacccaaaTGTCTCAAGCCTAGGTCTGAGCCAGGATAAAACCCCATGCGACTCTAAGACTTTCCTCAAGTCTCGGCCAGCCAGCTCCTACCGAAGGGATCTATCCCCTTTCAAGCATCCCGTTAATGCATCTATCGGTATTCCATCCCGGAGGGTCTCCTTATATTCAAACATATAGTGTCCATAGATTTTCCCTCTATGGAGACTTCCACCTCTCTTCATGAAGGACGTATATCCGACTCTCATGTCCCTAGTGGACTAGGATGGATCGATTAAGCTAGTACTGACAACTGACCCATCATGGGTGGAAGAGATCCAACACCAAGTATAGCCCCTGTCctctatagtgtttcttataccaactcgaCCTCCACTATCTGTATGGACCCTGTTATGGTATATTATGGTAGATATAATGAATAGTAAGATAGATTATGATAGGTTATAAAAGAAGAATGAGATGAAAGACATGGATTATAGAAGAAGACTAAGATGGAAGCCCCTGAATAGAGAAAGAAGACTCAAATGAAGATATTTTATAATAGaaaaagaatttttcaaaatttcaaaaactttaGAAAAGTACTTTTGCTATTGTTGAGAAATAGATTTACAATTGTAGTTGGTCGAAGACGTTCAAGTTGTAGATTATAAAAAAGACGGAATAATGGTTGAAGTTGAAGCCATTTCTAGAGACAAACGTACAACTTGAAACTCAGAGTTTTCAAGTGTGAGCGGAGATTAATTTGGGAAACAATATTGCAGACAACTTGGTGGAACCTCGGTAAAGTTTGAGTAGAAAGGAAATCTCTCTCATAGAGAAGGGGAGTCTGATCAAATAGGGACGTTGATCCTCTAATTAGAGGGGACGTTGATCCGCTAAGTTGGGGAGAGTGTAGGGGGGAGTTTGGCTATGGGCTAACTCAACCCCAAACATTAACAATGCTACAAGAAGACTTCGACATGGACTGGAGAATGGGACATATCGACGTATGTTGATGGTGAAGGTCGAATTGATATAGGAAATACTATAGAAAACATGAACTACATCTAACGTTGGATCTCCACCACCCTGGATCAATTGATgttttaaattatcaaacacGTGTTAAGCTATAATAAGTCACAAGCTTACATTTCTTCGCTTCAAAATAGATGACATTTTAATAAAagaataaggtaccaaaataggtctatgatttttggaaaagtatcaatctagactccacgtacaaaataacactaatataaACTTACCGTttaaaaatggtaccaatttaggtctcgataacggaacgagacacaTTACtgatattactccattaagttctatcaattgtacatggaggaagaaatcagaacttaacggagtaatagaaATGACGTGTCCAGTCCGTTACCGATGTCTAAATTAATACTCTTTTTTAAATCTTAAatctatattgatgctattttgtacgtgtaatctatataaaaaaaaaaaaccatatataCCTTATCCTTTCAAAGACACAATAGTTAAGGAAATGTAATTAATgaacataaatatataaagtaaaaaattaaaaacttgataAAGCACAAGTAAGTACTACTACTAATAACTACGGATAAGGTATAAATGTCTAATTATAATGCCTTTTATTTAGGTACtgtcttttttagtatattatCTTATTATTGGAAAGTAAATGTTGTTTTCGGTGAAGAATTACCGCGAATGCCATTACGCGCTACAACAGGGATACACCTGTCATTTGATCCAAACATCGATATGAAATTAAATTACTTGTCTTCTTCTACACACTTCACTGAAACTACATTCCTCTACTTCTCTCTCTTATCTTCTCACCCATCATTCCTTCCCCTTTTCCGATTTTTCCTTCACTCCTTTCTCATCTCAATTCCTTACATTCCAATCTCTCTCCACAATTCTTCATCTATTCCTCCCCTCATTTTTGTTGATTGATGCGTTTCGAATTCGCTTAGATTATTGATTCTCGATCAAATTGCCCTATTGGGCTTTTACTGCCTCGTAATATTCTCAATCGGTTGTCGCTTCTGAAGCTTTGATACTTGATCTCTGCATCAGGTTGGTGGATAgagttttttttcttctttttctggtATGGTACATATGTTGAATTTTGTTCCTCTATTTTGTATCTCTTGATTTCTTAGATGCTCTACACCAACACTAAATAGAGAGTGTTGTAATTCCTATTTGTTTATCACCGAGAAACATGATACGGTTTCTTTAATTCCTGTGAAATCCTcgaaatttttgtttttataagaaaaaacataaaatcttCTATATATATCACAAATTCTATGTAATTCTATGTGTCTTTCGATGGTATGCTCTGTTTTAGATCAATctgttccttttttttcttagttttaattTGTATGGTCAATCTGTTCCGTttttttcttagttttaattTGTATGCTTTTAGGAAGGGCGAGATGGCGTCTGTGCAAGGACCTGTAATTTGTCCTGCTGTTCGTGCAGCGAAACGAACTGGGGTTTGTGCTCTGCCTGTAAATGATCCCTTGATGAAGATCAGGCTTGTTAGAAGTGGGCTATGGAGATACAAGGGTATTGGTGGTTTTAAAACTCAAGGAGGTGTGTTTTCTCCACTTTTAAGCGCACGAGGGCGAAATATAGTGCGGTGTTGTTTGAGTTCATCCTCGAATGGTAATGGGAGTACAGCCGAAAACTTCAATGTGAATGATGAAGATTATGTTAACTCTAGCGTGGTTGAAGCTGGTAAGAAATTGACGACCAACGGGGAATCTGCTCTTTAATTTTTGGTGTATTGTAATCTAATAGCTACTCGTTCACCTTCTTTTGGATGATTGCAGTTGAGGTGAAGAGTGGAGCAGATGGTTTTGTGATCAAAATGAGGGATGGGAGGCACTTACGATGTGTCCATAACAATCCTCATGGTGGACATCTGCCAGACTACGCACCACATCCTGCAATTGTGTTGAAGATGGAAGATGGGACTGGTCTTCTTCTCCCAATAATAGTCTGTGCGTGCCTTTTGCATTCTGTAGTTAATAGTTACAAGTCGGAATTCTTTTGTGAAATATTACATTACTTATCTTTTCATTCTTCAGTTATTGTTTTAagtcaatgttttttttttttatgtgaagTAACGCATTACATGACATCTCTTCGTTCTTCTTTTTGATGTTGTGATCTGTCTTTGCTTGCAGTGGAGATGCCGAGTGTGTTACTCATGGCAGCTGTGCGCAATATTCAAATTGTATGTTCAGTGTATAGGCCTTCTTTAGTGTGTTAGGGTGTTTAGATCTCTAGCCTGATTTAGCTGTTGTATTTGGGTGTTGGTAACTGTCTGGATTTGTTTCAGTATACCTACTGACAGATATTATTTGACCACTGTTTTTGCAGGCTAGACCCACTCTATATCAGGTGGTGCAGGAAATGATTGAGAAAATGGGCTACGAAGTGAGTTTTTGTTccccatttttttttctttcttctgatGAAAAGTTTCTGAGATGGAAAAAAGTGTGAAGGCTGAAGTAGAGTGTTTGAAGTTTAATAAAGAAGCTGGAGGGTGACATTTCTTATTTCCCTTGTTTGATAGTAAGAATTTAATGTACTAGATATTGTCTAATAGCAAAGgttatgttgcaaaataattatGAAAATATATAAGTAATGGTAGTAGATATCCATTTTTTAAACCTAAAAATTGATTGAAACAACATTGAAACAAATGTAATAGCTTTCTATTCTGATTAATGTAGCCTGAAGTTAGGGTTTCTCATAGGAGAAATGAAGAGTTACTTTGATCGTATCTTAACTATGACCAAAATCTTCATTCTGATCCTTGTATTCCTTGTTTACAGGTTAAACTTGTTAGAGTGACAAAAAGGGTGCACGAGGCGTATTTTGCTCAGTTGTACCTCACGAAGGTACTTACGCTATCCATTTTATTCTTTTGTTCTGTTCTTGAATAACTTTTAATTACAAGCTACAGAATTTTGGAACACAAACGTTTACTAGTAATCTTGGATGTTCCACAGGTGGGTAATGAGACAGAATGTGTTAGCTTTGATCTTCGTCCTTCAGATGCCATAAATATTGCAGTGAGATGCAAGGTACTTGGTGCATTTTGTTTCTGGTTGATGTTGTCTCCACTTAGCTTTTAATCATGGAACTTGTACTATGAATTTATACTTGTTGCAGAAAAAAATTCTGTTAAACATTAATCTTAAAATGTTGAAAGGTGGTCAATGGAGGAAATAGCCTGTCGGCTGTTTTTTTCTGACATTTGGAAATTGGACAATTTATGTCAGACAACATAATAACCTTGCTAATTTATATTTGCAATGTTGCTTTGAGATAAGTTTGTTTATGATCATTCATTAGGAGCAGCAGTGGCTCAAAGTGCAAGCCTTAAGCATTTTTTGGATGGCCTAGAATTTGCTAGATTCATGCAAAATAtggttatatttaaatattggAATTGGGTTGAGGCTGAAGCAATTATTTAGAAATTGGAAGTGGTATGGTTGAATGCCTGTTCCATATGCCATAATGTATTGTAAATGATAACCGGAGGAATTAGATGTTTAGTGAAACTAAAATTTTAAGGAAGTCTCAAGTCTGCCTGAATCACCCCGCCCTATATTATAATTTTGGTTCAACAGATCTTCAGTTGTGGGTTTCTGTGTCTAAGACGTGGTCATTGTGATTTATTATGTCAATTTGGTGACTTATAGCTGTCTAATGCTCACACATCATGATAAATGTTGGTCGACTGATATGATCATGGGTTGAGGTTTCATCAATATACTACTTGACTTTTATCCCACCCATGAAATATATGAGAGTATTTTTATACTCTTCAGAGGGTTACTGCTGAATTGTGTTTCTTTGAGTTCGCTTTTATTCATAAGTATTTTTACGAGTTGAAATTTCAGTGCTTTACATTCCTTGGTTTCTGATCTTTAAATATGGATCCATTTCGTGCTCTATGCAGGTACCAATTCAAGTCAACAAGTACCTGGCATACAGCGATGGGATGAGAGTCATTGAGTCTGGAAAGCTAACACATGCTCCTGCTTCAGATGGTTTATTATTCACTGAACTAGATCGGTTAGTCTTGAAATCGTGTTAATAGTCTTAGAATGTggattataaattataatatatat of the Euphorbia lathyris chromosome 7, ddEupLath1.1, whole genome shotgun sequence genome contains:
- the LOC136235758 gene encoding bifunctional nuclease 1 produces the protein MASVQGPVICPAVRAAKRTGVCALPVNDPLMKIRLVRSGLWRYKGIGGFKTQGGVFSPLLSARGRNIVRCCLSSSSNGNGSTAENFNVNDEDYVNSSVVEAVEVKSGADGFVIKMRDGRHLRCVHNNPHGGHLPDYAPHPAIVLKMEDGTGLLLPIIVLEMPSVLLMAAVRNIQIARPTLYQVVQEMIEKMGYEVKLVRVTKRVHEAYFAQLYLTKVGNETECVSFDLRPSDAINIAVRCKVPIQVNKYLAYSDGMRVIESGKLTHAPASDGLLFTELDRPTGQPCLDTKEFDLVSNMMAAVIEERYQDAAEWRDKLGQFRAKRNLKKYT